In Runella sp. SP2, the genomic window TATTCCTCCCGATTTTTGTGCCAACAAATGCGGCAGGACTTCGCGCGTGAGCAGGACAAGGTTCGTAAAGTTGGTATCCATCAATCGCTTAAAATCAGCAGGGGCAATGTCCAAAAACTTTTCGCGCTGACTTACTCCTGCGTTGGGTACTAACACGTCGATACGCCCAAAATATGCCAAGACTCGCTGGGTTTTGGCAGCAAATTCTTCGGGGCGAAGCATGTCAATCGGCAACGTCATCACGGCGTTTTCTGGCAAAGACAATTCTCGTTTGACACGCTCCAGTTCTTCGAGACGCCGCGCTGAAAGCACTAGCTTGGCGCCTTCTTTGGCAAATTCATGGGCCAAAGCCTCGCCAATTCCCGACGAAGCCCCCGTTATCCAAACAACTTTATTGGTTAGGTTCATTTATATTCGGTTTCCTGTTTTTTGTTTAGAGTTCACTGTCATGCTGACAATAGGAAGCATCTATTTCCTGTTTTTACTCGTCGGGTTGTGAGCAACCCTCCTCACATTAACGCCCCTTCTCACATTCGACATTCTACCCTCTGCACTCGACATTCCAAATTGGTCGGGTTGTGAGCAACCCTCCTCACGTTAGCAACCCTCTTCACATTAACGCCTCTTCACATTTGCCTAAATTCAGTTTTTTTGCAATATCGTGCATTTTTACACGTTAATTCCACCAAATGACATTTTTATGACCAGACTGCGTTTGTGCGTTCCTTTTTTCTTGATTTTCATTTTCCCCCACGCTCGCGCCCAGCACTTTGCTTTGAGTCGTCTTTTTTACCCTAATGCTACACTTCGCGCCGATATGATGGCCGATGCTAACATGGGCAACAATCAACGTTTTGGGCTTACTAGAACATCATTCAATGCCATTATCCCGCTCCGTAGCGAAGTGGATGTCGCATTTAGTCTTCGCAAAAAACTGGACTTACGCGCCCGTCACTTTTTGATGTTGGCCAATGCTTCACAAATCAACCCAAGTATCAACAGTACCATCACGCCCGACAATGGCTATAAAACGTTTTCGGCAGGCGTGCTGATGCTTCAAGCCAGCCTCCGCGACCGCCTGTGGATTTATGGCGGTGGTCTGGGACTAACGGAGTCAAACGAGACATTTTTTACGCCTCAACCTTTCTTTTGGGGTGGAGGGGCGCGGATGCGAATTTTAGGAATCCATACCCAAATCGCTTACGGAACGGTGCTGATTTATAACCAAAAAATTCGCTTTGTACCCGTTTTTGGTATTAATAAACGCATCAACAAACAATGGCGCGTGTCGGCGTTGTTACCGTTTCGTGCTGATGTCAACTACCGTTTCAATGAATGGCTAAACTTCGACATGATTGGGGCATTCGACGGTTATAGTGGTGGTTTTCAACAAGTAACCAGTGTAGAAAAAATGCTCCGTCGGAGTAATTATCAGCAGGTAAAATTTTCGGTTGCCGCCAATGCACACTTATTTACCGTTTTCAATGTGTCGTTAGAGGCTGGTTTGGGTACCTTCCGCCAAATCCGCACCTTCAATGCAGCTCGCGAAAACCTCGGAACTCAGAACCCAAACATTGCCCCCTTCATTGGAGCCAGTGTGCGTTATATCTCAAGTAAGTCAAAGCTTTCGTCGCAGTTTACTAGGAAGTTAGGATTTGGAGAGTCAGGTATCAACTGGTAAACCTTCCGCGCGAAACCCCAAGGCAGCCCTCAAAAGCTGCCTTTTTTTATGGGTTAGCGCGTATAATAATCCTGCCTTCATCATGAGTTAACATACCAATTGTTCTTTTGCAGTTAATTATCCCCGTTTCAATCAAACCTCTCCCCTATGAACAAATTTACACTCCTGCTCTTATCCACGTTCTTGCTTGGCACGGCTGAGGCCCAAAATGTCGCCAAGGGAATTGTTTACGAAGACCTAAATGGTAATTTTAAGAAAGACAAAAAAGAAAAAGGCATTGCCAACGTTGCCGTATCCAACGGTACAGACGTGGTGCTTACCAACGCAAAGGGTGAATATCAGTTGCCCGTTGGCGACGACAATATCTTTTTTGTCATCAAACCTTCAGGTTATAAAGTAGGCTTGGACGAAAACAACCTCCCAAAGTCTTACTATTTGCACAAACCCAAAGGCGCGCCCGAATTGAAGTATAAAGGCGCAGCACCGACAGGCGCGCTTCCTGCTTCATTGGATTTTGCCCTGACGGCCTCTCCCGAAGCCGAAAACTTCAAAGCCCTCATTTTTGGTGACCCACAGCCTTACACTTTGGACGAAATAAAACACTTTGAAAAAGGGGTTGTCCAAGAGGTTGCAGGCATCAAAGAGGTTGCTTTTGGGTTAAGTCTGGGCGATTTGGTGGGCGATAACCTTGATTTACACCAAGCGTACAAAGAAACGATTCGAAAAGTAGGGCTTCCGTGGTACAATCTTACGGGCAACCACGACATGAACTACGACGTGACCCAAGACGAGCACGCCAATGAGGCGTTTCAATCGCATTTAGGCCCCGTCAATTATTCGTTCAATTACGGAAAAGTCCATTTTATCGTGCTTGACGACATCCTTTATCCTGACCCGCGCGACGGCAAAGGCTATTGGGGTGGCTTCCGTAAAGACCAGCTCGATTTTGTTGAAAATGACCTCAAGTTTGTCCCTAAAGGAAATTTGGTGGTTTTGGCATTCCATATTCCTTTGGAATTAGAGGGAGAATCGTTTCGTTTGGAAGACCGTCAACGTCTTTTTTCTATCCTCAAGGATTATCCCAATACACTCGCACTTTCGGCCCATACGCACTTCCAGCAACAAAACTTTTTCGGTGCAAAAGAAGGATGGCAGGGAACGAAACCTTTCTATGAATTTAACGTAGGGACAACCTCGGGCGACTGGTATTCGGGCGAAAAAAATGACCAAGGCGTCCCTGCTTCTACCATGCGCGACGGGACACCAAAGGGCTATGTTTTTCTCAATTTCAACGGTAATCAATATACCATCGACTATAAAGTGGTGGGCAAACCTAGCGATTATCAAATTGATATTTATGCACCAAACGTCATCCCGTCTGACCGTGGAACGGCGGCTAAAGTATATGCCAACTTTTTTATGGGAAGTGAAAAAGATGTGGTTGAATACCGCCTCGATAACGGCGACTGGAAACCAATGACTTACACACGCGAAGCGGATCCTCGCTATGTGGCGGCTCTTTACCGCTGGGATGCCTCGGAAAAGTTGATGCCTGGACGTCGGCCAAGTAACCCCGTTAAGTCAACGCACTTGTGGTCGGTGGCTTTTCCAAATACCAAGGTAGAAGGTACGCACACGATTGAAGTTCGTGCCAAAGACATGTTTGGACGGACGTTTACCCAAACAAAAACATTTCGGGTAGAAAAACCATAATGCCTTTGTTTGTCCTTACAACACTTCCCCTACGACTTCATCCAACGAACGCGCATCGGGGAAGAAGGACAACATCCGCATCAAAACGCCTTCAATGATGGCATCAGGGCAAGACGCCCCACAAGTAAGCATGATAGTCACCGAATCTTTGTCTGGAATGAAGTTTTCGGTGACTTTTTCTTTCTTTCGGTGTAAATCGTAGTGTTTGATGAGGTTACGATCCAAAATTTTGTTGGCCGACTCAATAAAATACGTTGGGAATTTGGTCTCACAAAGTTCTACAATGTGGGAAGTATTGGAGCTGTTATAACCACCAGCAATCAGCACAAAATCAGCTTGTTCTTTCAACAAAGCGTAGGTGGCATCTTGGTTATCGTTAGTGGCGTAGCAAAGGGTATCTCGCGTATTGGCAAAACGACTTTCCACTTCATGCGGGGCAAGATTGTAGTGTTTTATCATCACCTGTTTAAGGTAATCCGCGATTCCTTGCGTATCCGAAGCAAGCATCGTCGTTTGGTTGACAACTCCAATGCGTTGTAAATCCTGCTCTGGGTCAAAACCTACGGAATATTGCCCACTAAACTCCTCAAAAAATTCTTCTTTATTGGCCTCCCCCGTAATGTAACGGGCCAAACGTTCGGCTTGTTTTTGGTTTTTAACAATGACCGTAGGAGCATCTTCTTTGCTGTGCGAAAACGTAGCCCGCGTTTCTTCGTGTAACGGTTTTCCGTGTACGACAATCGTATAGTTTTTCTGTCCGATTTGGGCTGCGCGGTTCCACACTTTTTCCACAAACGGACAAGTAGTATCGTATTTATAAGCGTCGATGCCAAGAAGTTGCAAGCGATTTTGAATTTCGATGGTCGTTCCAAAAGCAGGCACCACAACGATGTCGTCCGACTTTAATTCTTCCCATGGGATGATTTGGCGGCCTGTCGTTTCCATCAAAAAACGTACGCCACGTTCCAATAAATCCCGATTAACGTCAGGATTATGAATCATTTCACTCAACAAGAAGATACGCTTATCTGGGTTTTCTTCGATGGCCTTGTAGGCGATTTCAATGGCGTTTTCGACGCCGTAGCAAAACCCAAAATGCCGCGCAATGAGAAACTTCACCGACCCGAAATCCAGCACGGTCGGCGATAAGTCGCGCTTCAACTTATCGTTTTTACGACGTAGCTCTTTGATAGGAGTGATAATCCGACTACGATAAAATTCGGGTATGTGGAAAGTCTTCATGCTGTTGGAGCAGAATTAGACGTGGATGAATAAAATGGGTTGTTTAGACTGCCGCTGCAAAGGTACGACATACGTTTTTATAACACGCTACCCTTCTACTTTGTTTCGACAAAATCTAAAATACTTGCTCGTTGACTTTTAATCGTTTGTCGGGGTTCCACTGAAACGTATAGCAACTACGGGCACTACGGGCCTCTACGATGCGGTAGCCTTTGTAGTCAACGCCCCAATTTCCACCAAAATGCCCGTCAAAAAAGGCAGGTTTTGAAAGCGTTTTACCCATGTCGATGGCGTGGTCATGCCCGTGAAACATGGCTCGGAGATTGGGATATTTAGCCAGCGTTTTTTCTAATTCGGGGCAAGTAGTGCCGTGCTCAGACCAAAGCTTGGCGGGAATGTGCATGAACAAAAATACGTGTTCTTTTTTGGTAAATTTCGCCAATTGAGCATCAATCCACGGAATATCAGGGCAAAGGTATTCTCCTTTTTCGTTGGACGTATCGGCCAAAATAATCGCATTTTTACCAATTTCTACGCTGTGATTAAGGTCATATCCCCAAGTTTCGCGCCATTGGGCAGGCGTGACGTGGTCGTGGTTGCCACGCGTGACGTAATACGGAAAGCCCAATTGGTCAAAGTACTGCTTGACTTCGGGCAAGAACTGAATGTTATCATGAAATAAGTCTCCGTTAAAAACCACAAAATCAAGCCCTTTTTCAGCCCGTTCTTGTTTAAAGTACTTGATGATGTTTTCGTGGTAGGCTTTATAATCGGTTTTTGCTTGCCCATAATGGCCATCGGAGGCCACAGCAAAACGCAATCGACGAGAAGATTTGGCCGAAGGTGGTTGGCAACCAAGCGCTACAAGACCTACAGAGAGCTGGAGAAATTGGCGACGTATCATAAAAATAAGTGTTGAGGGCTGTCACAACCCAATTGAGTGCTAAGGGTTGCTCACAACCCGATTGTGTGTTGAGGGTTGCTCACAACCCGCTTCGAAGTTACATACAATACATGATTACTCAACGGATGATTGGGTAAAAGTGGATGTAAAAACTCGCCTGCCTTTGTCATTCCTAAACGAACCATTACTTGCTCCGAAGGCTTGTTCGTATCAGCCGTAAAGGCATATACTTTTTCTACTTTGAGGGTATTAAACGCAAAATCAAGGCAAGCATTTCCACCTTCGGTAGCGTAGCCTTTGTGCCAAAAATCGGGATGAAGCCGCCAGCCTATTTCCATACAAGGTGTAAAAAAACTCTCAAAACGAGGATGGTTGAGGCCAATGAATCCAATAAACTGACCACTCGAAAGTTCGTCCACCGCAAACCAACTATAACCACGCTGGTCGATGAGCGCTTTCATTCGTTCGACCATCTCGCGGGTTTCGTTTTCAGGAAGAGGATTTGGGAAAAACTTCATCACGCGCGCGTCTTGGTTCATCGCAACAAACGAAGGCAAATCGCTGTCCTGCCATTGCCGAAAACCGAGACGCTCGCTGGTGAAAATGTAGTTATTGTGCTGCATTCCAGATTTCCCACGCTTTTTCAGCTTGTAGATGTAGCATCGGAAGGCCGTTGTGCGTTTGGGCGTTTTGTTCTTTTCCTTTTTGTAAAAATAACGTTTCCGCAGGATTATACACCAAGTCGTACAAAAGGTGCTGCTCCCCCAATAAATGATACGGAATCGCGGGGCAATCCTCTACCTTGGGGTAAGTTCCAACGGGCGAAGTGTTGATAATCAACGAATGACTGTGGATAACTTCGTCAGTGAGGTCGTCGTAACCGATAGTCGTTTCAGTTTTTTGACGAGAAACCACTTGATACGAGATTTTCAAGTCGTTCAAAGCTGCAAAAACCGCCTTGGCAGCACCTCCGTTGCCTAATACCAGTGCTTTGAGATTGGCAGGTGTTCTTTGCAACGAGTCGAGCCATTGCTCCAACGACGACCGAAAACCGTAATAGTCGGTATTGTAGCCTTTCAATTTCCCATCAGGAAGAATTTTAATGGTATTGACCGCCCCAATCCGCGCCGCAGAGGCCGCATCCAATTCGTCCAAAAAAGGAATAACGTTTTGCTTGTGCGGAATGGTCACGTTGAGGCCAACCAAATCGGGATGTGCGGCAATGAGCTGGGGAAAGTCTTGGCAATTCGGTAATTCTAACAACTCATAGCGGCATCCGCTGATGCCTTCTTTTTCAAATTTTTCGGTAAAATATTTTTTTGAGAAAGAGTGGGTAAGTGGAAATCCGATCAGGGCAAATAATCTCATGGTTGACTTAAAACAATTTTTTGACTTTCGTTAAATGTTGGGGTTCGGACTTTAATGTGATACGTTCCGTAGGGCAGGTCGCTCAAATCTAGTTTTTGTTGACCTACCAAACTAGCAAACGTTTTGGTCATCAGCGTACGCCCCGTTTGGTCATAGACGATGATGGTGACATCGCTCAAATTTTCCAGTGCTTCGATGGTGACATTCCCATCGGTACTTGGGTTGGGAAAAACACCTATGCGGGCGTTGCCACTTTCCAGTACAAACTCATACGCCGCCGATGCTTTGGACGTGCAAGTCAACGTAGCACTGTGCTTAATCGACGAAATCACCGTGTAACTTCCTGCTTGTGTCGTTCGAATGGCAGCAGCGGTTTCGCTGAGGGCTTGACCGTTGTTTGTCCAAGCATAAGTCGCGCCTTCGGTTGGGTTACTCACTTGTAAGGCATAAATTCCCGATTTTTGAATGACGGGCGTAGCGGGAAGGGTTTTAGCCTCTACCCGAACTGCACCCGTATAAGGCGACTGACAGCCCGATTCATCACGGATACTAGCGGCGTAATTACCTGATTGTTTGGCGATAATCCTACTTGTTGTTTCGCCCGTATTCCAGATTACCTGATAGGGGCTTTCTACCCTCAAACCTACTTGTTCACCTTCGCAGAACGTAGTGCGCCCTTCAGCAATAACCGACGGCGGATTAGGCAGTTGAATCACTCGAACCGTAATAGGATCTGAGGCGGAAGAAAAACAGCCAAACTCATTTTTGGCGGCAACCGTGTAATTCCCAGCCACGTTGGCGTTGATGCTTTGCGTCGTCGCGGAGTTAGACCACTGATAACCAGCTGCTTGCGAAGCCGTCAGTGTCACAGATTTATCCGCACAGATGGTCGTTGAGCCCGTTACGCTAATGGTCGGTTTTTCAGGGAGCGGATTAACCGTAATCGTAATGGGATTAGAGGGAGGAGAAGTACATCCCGTGGCTGGGTCATAAACGGTGGCAGTAACACTTCCCGCCGAGTACGTTTTTATGCTTCGGCCTTCATCGCCCGTACTCCACTTAAACGAGCTTCCCGCCGAAGTAATGGTGAGTACCGTATTATCAAATAAACAAAAGGTTGTAGGTCTTTCACTAATCACCGAAGGAGCAGTGGGCAGCGGGTGGACGGTTACCCGAAAAGGGTCAGAAATGGCCTCACAGTTGTTGCCATCCCGATACCGCACTCGATAGTCACCCCCAGTAGTAGCCGTGACCGTTTGGGTTGTTTGAAAATTACTCCAAGAAATTCCAGCATTGTAGTTGGTTGTCAACTGTACTTGCCCACCTACACAAAAAGTTGTAGCGCCAAGCGCCGTAATAGTAGGTTTGTCAGGAAGGCGGTTGACGGTTACTGCAATCACATTAGAAGACGGTGATTGGCACTGATTGGCATCCACCGTGCGGGCCGAATAACGCCCCGTGAGGTTGACCGTCACAGTCCTTGTATTCTGGCCATTGCTCCAAATGTAGCCCGCTTGAGCAGAAGACGTTAGCGTAATCACTTCATTTTCACAAATAGTAGGCGTCCGATCAGCACTGATGGTTGGTGCAGTAGGCAAAGGATTAGTCTTAACCGTAACGGGGTCAGAAACAGGCGAAGAACAGCCGTTAGCATCTGTGATAGCCACAGTGAAAGTCCCCGCCTGTAAAATACTGATGCGACGATTACGAGCTCCATTACTCCAATTGTACTGGGCCGAATTGGTAGAAGTAAGAACCGTACTATCGCCTTCACAAAACGTAAGTGGGCGCTCCGCCGTAATCACGGGTTTGGCGGGAAGCGGATTGGCCGTTACCTTGATGGAGTTAGAAATGGCATCGCAGCCATTGTTATCCCTAAAACGAACATTGTATGTGCCCGACGTTGTTACTTTAATGCTAGTGCCTTGTTCGCCGTTGCTCCACACATTTCCTGCCGAATAATTGGACGACAGGGTCACTTCTCCCCCTTCACAAAACGAGGTGTTACCCGAAGCACTAATGCTTGGGGCGGCAGGTGGCGTGTTTACTACCACCACCACACTCGCAGGCTCCGACGTACAGCCCTGGCTATCGAGCACCCGTACTTCATAAATTCCCGACGTACGGGCTGCAACCGTTTGGCCACGCTCACCGTTTGACCAGCGATATTCATTGGCTGCACTAGCCGTTAGACTGACTGACCCTCCTTGACAAAAAGTAAGCGCTCCTGACGCATTGATGGTAGGTTTGGCTGGCGGAGGCGAATTGACAGTACTCACGGTAAACGAAGCCGCACTGCTACAACCATACAGGTTTCTAGTAGTCACCGTATATGTTCCCCCCGAAGATACATCAATACGCTGGCTGGTGGCTCCCGTACTCCAATTGTTATCAACACTGCTACTCGACGTCAGGCCAATGCTACTCCCTTGACAAAGAGGCACTTTCCCATCAACTGCAATCGTAACGGGAGCGCTTTGAAGGTCATTAGGAACAGTAATAGAAGGCGTAAAATAGGTATTTCCCGAAGCATCGCGGACAGTAGCCTGATACGTACCTGGGCCAAAGTTGACAGAAGACCCTGTGGCACCGTTGTTCCACTGTACCGAAACAAACGGCCCTTGAACGTTGATATTGAGTTGGTTTCCGCCCGCACAACGAACCGAATAGGAAGGATAAGTACCTGTTTGTGGAGAACAATTGATAAAAAAAGCTTCATCGAGGGAATTAGCCCACACATTGGCGGCATCTGCTAATCCGCCGTTTTGAAGGTGCGCACCATCAGGACGAGGAATCTGTACTTCATCGGTATTAGGGCCAAAATAAGCAGCCGATGTGTTAAAAACGGTTTGATTTTGACCGTTAATCACCTCTTGGCTATTTTTCCCTTTATAATGAGAGACCCTCGCAACAACCCAACCTACATTTTTACCAAAATGCTGCCGTGATTTGTTGATGACCGTCTGCAAATTAGACGCATACAGGTTGGCGTTGGTATTGAGAATATTATCGGCTTCGCCTTGGTGCCAAAGCACTGCCCGCACCCCCGTAAGGCTCGCATAATAATTGAGGGCTAAACGCAAATTGGCATAGGGTTGCCCAGGTGGATAGGTGTCATTGATGTAAATGCTACTTGTAGTGCCTCCATCAACGGTTTCAGACCAGTTTTTGGAAGCAGTTCCCTCCCAACCTGCATTATAAAATAGCACTGGAACATTCAGACGATTGGTCAAAATATCTCCCAACCTTCCCCAGCACCAAGAAGACAAGCCGCGCGGACTTATATTGCTGTTGTCGCTCATTTTGACAAACGACGGCGCAGGCAATGAATTATTTTGGTGCGTACCGTTATAATAATTGACACAATTGACACGGTCATCGCCAGGGCTGGGTGCACCGTAGTTGAAAAAACCTTGGGCATTTGATTGCCCTGCCACGACAAATACTTCCCCAACCCCAACGCGTTGAAGCTCGGTAGTGGTGACCACATTTCCATTGACCATTCCCCTGACTTGTAGTTCATACCAGCCTCCCCTAACCGAAATACTTCCTGAATAAAACCCTCCCTGCGGATTTTCTTGGATAGTACGCCAGTCGGTTTGTTCTCCTTGCCCACTGACCATCGGCACCACCCGTGCTTCTACTCGGTCGATGCTTTGAGTATATTGCCCCGTAATAGGAATCGTTCCGTTGCCCGCATTATCGCGCTGAAAAACGATTCGACTGCTAGGAAACGTGATACGGATCTGAGCAACTATGGTAAGAGGTAGAAAGAGCCATAATAAAAAGTTGACAAAATAGAATAAGTATGTTTTACTAAATTTCATTTGTTCAGCTTTATGGTGGAATATATATTTACTACCGCAAAAAAAAGGGCTAGTAACAGCGCAAATAAATAGCTATCTACGCTTGGTACTAACCCACCTTTATTTGATTTATTGGATGTTTATTTTAAGGATTTAAAACCTTCCAAATTAAATCTTTCAGCTCGTTTATTCCTTCTTGCATCACCGCCGAAATAAATACGTGCGGTATGTCGGTAGGAAGTGTTTTGATGAGATCAGCTTTGGCCTCTTCGTCAATTAAATCCATTTTAGAAATAGCCAAAAGTCGTTCTTTATCTAATAGAGTTGGGTCATACAATTCTAATTCACGAAGCAAGGTACGGTATTCGTCCCCTGCGTTTTCGCTAGTGGCGGGCACCAAAAACAACAAAATAGAGTTGCGTTCGATGTGTCGCAAAAAGCGTAATCCTAATCCTTTTCCTTGCGAAGCTCCTTCAATAATCCCAGGAATATCGGCCATTACAAACGATTTAAAATCGCGGTAAGCTACCACTCCGAGGTTAGGGACAAGGGTTGTAAACGGATAATCGGCGATTTCGGGTCTTGCCGCCGATACCGTTGAGAGCAAGGTTGATTTTCCAGCGTTTGGAAACCCAACCAATCCCACATCGGCAAGGAGTTTTAGCTCCAAAACAATCCATTCTTCTTGTCCAGGTTCGCCAGGTTGGGCGTAGAGGGGCGTTTGGTTGGTTGCTGATCTAAAATGCCAGTTTCCTAAACCACCGCGTCCTCCTTTTAACAAAATCACCTCCTGATCGTGCTCAGTTACTTCGCCCATCACCTCCCCAGTTTCGGGGTGGCGCGCGATGGTTCCGAGCGGTACTTCTATGATGACGTCATTTCCTTGCTTTCCGTTGCAACGCGCCCCGCTGCCACCTACACCAGCCTCCGCTTTGATGTGCTTGCGGTACTTCAAGTGGAGGAGCGTCCAGTGCTGCGAGTTTGCTTTCATAATGATGTGCCCACCACGTCCGCCGTCGCCACCGTCAGGGCCACCTTTGTCCACAAATTTTTCACGTCGGAAGTGTGCAGAACCTGCTCCACCCGCTCCCGAGCGACAGTTTATTTTAACGTAATCTATAAAATTGGAAGTTGCCATAGTAAAATAAAAAACTCGCGTGATGGACCTAAATGGCATCACACGAGTTACAAAGTTGAGAAAGAAAAGGGAGAGTCTGTATGAAACTCCCGTTAAAATTTATTATTCGGTCTCGATTGCCTCACAAAGTTGACCAAAAATATGGTCAATTTCGCCAATCCCGTTCACCACCGTCAGCTTGCCTTGGGCTTCATAATAAGGCAGTACGTGAACCGTTTTGTTGAAATATTCATCTATACGCTTTACCAGTTTATCCTCGTCGTCATCGGCCCGTCCGCTTATTTTTTTGCGTTCGGCAATACGGCGTTTCAATTCTTCTTCGTTGACATCCAGCTGTAATACGGCTTTGATATTGGTGTTTTTTGACTCCAAAAACGCATCGAGAGCTTCGGCTTGGGGAACAGTACGG contains:
- a CDS encoding SDR family oxidoreductase, producing the protein MNLTNKVVWITGASSGIGEALAHEFAKEGAKLVLSARRLEELERVKRELSLPENAVMTLPIDMLRPEEFAAKTQRVLAYFGRIDVLVPNAGVSQREKFLDIAPADFKRLMDTNFTNLVLLTREVLPHLLAQKSGGILVTSSVSGKIGTSFRTFYSASKHAIQGFFDSLRGEVWQEGVQVTIVCPGYIKTNISYNAIGKDGKPFGKMDENQAKGIPADVCARKMVAAFKAGKREVVIAGFMETLGTYLKRFAPALLWQFTKNYSIKSVDQ
- a CDS encoding calcineurin-like phosphoesterase family protein, which gives rise to MNKFTLLLLSTFLLGTAEAQNVAKGIVYEDLNGNFKKDKKEKGIANVAVSNGTDVVLTNAKGEYQLPVGDDNIFFVIKPSGYKVGLDENNLPKSYYLHKPKGAPELKYKGAAPTGALPASLDFALTASPEAENFKALIFGDPQPYTLDEIKHFEKGVVQEVAGIKEVAFGLSLGDLVGDNLDLHQAYKETIRKVGLPWYNLTGNHDMNYDVTQDEHANEAFQSHLGPVNYSFNYGKVHFIVLDDILYPDPRDGKGYWGGFRKDQLDFVENDLKFVPKGNLVVLAFHIPLELEGESFRLEDRQRLFSILKDYPNTLALSAHTHFQQQNFFGAKEGWQGTKPFYEFNVGTTSGDWYSGEKNDQGVPASTMRDGTPKGYVFLNFNGNQYTIDYKVVGKPSDYQIDIYAPNVIPSDRGTAAKVYANFFMGSEKDVVEYRLDNGDWKPMTYTREADPRYVAALYRWDASEKLMPGRRPSNPVKSTHLWSVAFPNTKVEGTHTIEVRAKDMFGRTFTQTKTFRVEKP
- a CDS encoding 4-hydroxy-3-methylbut-2-enyl diphosphate reductase; the encoded protein is MKTFHIPEFYRSRIITPIKELRRKNDKLKRDLSPTVLDFGSVKFLIARHFGFCYGVENAIEIAYKAIEENPDKRIFLLSEMIHNPDVNRDLLERGVRFLMETTGRQIIPWEELKSDDIVVVPAFGTTIEIQNRLQLLGIDAYKYDTTCPFVEKVWNRAAQIGQKNYTIVVHGKPLHEETRATFSHSKEDAPTVIVKNQKQAERLARYITGEANKEEFFEEFSGQYSVGFDPEQDLQRIGVVNQTTMLASDTQGIADYLKQVMIKHYNLAPHEVESRFANTRDTLCYATNDNQDATYALLKEQADFVLIAGGYNSSNTSHIVELCETKFPTYFIESANKILDRNLIKHYDLHRKKEKVTENFIPDKDSVTIMLTCGASCPDAIIEGVLMRMLSFFPDARSLDEVVGEVL
- a CDS encoding metallophosphoesterase, whose product is MIRRQFLQLSVGLVALGCQPPSAKSSRRLRFAVASDGHYGQAKTDYKAYHENIIKYFKQERAEKGLDFVVFNGDLFHDNIQFLPEVKQYFDQLGFPYYVTRGNHDHVTPAQWRETWGYDLNHSVEIGKNAIILADTSNEKGEYLCPDIPWIDAQLAKFTKKEHVFLFMHIPAKLWSEHGTTCPELEKTLAKYPNLRAMFHGHDHAIDMGKTLSKPAFFDGHFGGNWGVDYKGYRIVEARSARSCYTFQWNPDKRLKVNEQVF
- a CDS encoding GNAT family N-acetyltransferase: MQHNNYIFTSERLGFRQWQDSDLPSFVAMNQDARVMKFFPNPLPENETREMVERMKALIDQRGYSWFAVDELSSGQFIGFIGLNHPRFESFFTPCMEIGWRLHPDFWHKGYATEGGNACLDFAFNTLKVEKVYAFTADTNKPSEQVMVRLGMTKAGEFLHPLLPNHPLSNHVLYVTSKRVVSNPQHTIGL
- a CDS encoding shikimate dehydrogenase; amino-acid sequence: MRLFALIGFPLTHSFSKKYFTEKFEKEGISGCRYELLELPNCQDFPQLIAAHPDLVGLNVTIPHKQNVIPFLDELDAASAARIGAVNTIKILPDGKLKGYNTDYYGFRSSLEQWLDSLQRTPANLKALVLGNGGAAKAVFAALNDLKISYQVVSRQKTETTIGYDDLTDEVIHSHSLIINTSPVGTYPKVEDCPAIPYHLLGEQHLLYDLVYNPAETLFLQKGKEQNAQTHNGLPMLHLQAEKAWEIWNAAQ
- a CDS encoding sialate O-acetylesterase, with the protein product MKFSKTYLFYFVNFLLWLFLPLTIVAQIRITFPSSRIVFQRDNAGNGTIPITGQYTQSIDRVEARVVPMVSGQGEQTDWRTIQENPQGGFYSGSISVRGGWYELQVRGMVNGNVVTTTELQRVGVGEVFVVAGQSNAQGFFNYGAPSPGDDRVNCVNYYNGTHQNNSLPAPSFVKMSDNSNISPRGLSSWCWGRLGDILTNRLNVPVLFYNAGWEGTASKNWSETVDGGTTSSIYINDTYPPGQPYANLRLALNYYASLTGVRAVLWHQGEADNILNTNANLYASNLQTVINKSRQHFGKNVGWVVARVSHYKGKNSQEVINGQNQTVFNTSAAYFGPNTDEVQIPRPDGAHLQNGGLADAANVWANSLDEAFFINCSPQTGTYPSYSVRCAGGNQLNINVQGPFVSVQWNNGATGSSVNFGPGTYQATVRDASGNTYFTPSITVPNDLQSAPVTIAVDGKVPLCQGSSIGLTSSSSVDNNWSTGATSQRIDVSSGGTYTVTTRNLYGCSSAASFTVSTVNSPPPAKPTINASGALTFCQGGSVSLTASAANEYRWSNGERGQTVAARTSGIYEVRVLDSQGCTSEPASVVVVVNTPPAAPSISASGNTSFCEGGEVTLSSNYSAGNVWSNGEQGTSIKVTTSGTYNVRFRDNNGCDAISNSIKVTANPLPAKPVITAERPLTFCEGDSTVLTSTNSAQYNWSNGARNRRISILQAGTFTVAITDANGCSSPVSDPVTVKTNPLPTAPTISADRTPTICENEVITLTSSAQAGYIWSNGQNTRTVTVNLTGRYSARTVDANQCQSPSSNVIAVTVNRLPDKPTITALGATTFCVGGQVQLTTNYNAGISWSNFQTTQTVTATTGGDYRVRYRDGNNCEAISDPFRVTVHPLPTAPSVISERPTTFCLFDNTVLTITSAGSSFKWSTGDEGRSIKTYSAGSVTATVYDPATGCTSPPSNPITITVNPLPEKPTISVTGSTTICADKSVTLTASQAAGYQWSNSATTQSINANVAGNYTVAAKNEFGCFSSASDPITVRVIQLPNPPSVIAEGRTTFCEGEQVGLRVESPYQVIWNTGETTSRIIAKQSGNYAASIRDESGCQSPYTGAVRVEAKTLPATPVIQKSGIYALQVSNPTEGATYAWTNNGQALSETAAAIRTTQAGSYTVISSIKHSATLTCTSKASAAYEFVLESGNARIGVFPNPSTDGNVTIEALENLSDVTIIVYDQTGRTLMTKTFASLVGQQKLDLSDLPYGTYHIKVRTPTFNESQKIVLSQP